GCGGGTTTTTTTATAACCCAAAAAGTCTTTGGACGAACCGAAACAAAAAATTTTAAATACAGTATGGAATCAAATATCTCCGTCGTGGTGATGACGTTACTTTCACTGATTGTGTTGGCAGCGCTGACGCTGCCTTTTCTGGTGCACAAAGTAGAAGAAGAATTGGAAATTTTTCTGCTGGTGTGCGGGGTGGCCGCGGTGACGGTGTCGGGCGCGTGGAGCGGGCATTTAATGGCCGAAGCGCTTAAAGAGCCCGTCGCCATTACGGCGGCCGTGTTGGTGCTGGGCGTTTTGTTTAAACGCTTCGGGCATCATACCGCCCACGCCATCCACGCGCTGGAAAACAAAACCGGCCCGAAGACGTTATTGTTTTTAACGGTGTTTGTCATCGGGCTTTTTTCCAGCGTGCTGACCGCCATTATTGCCGCCCTGATTACGGCGGAAATCATTAAACTGCTGGACTTGCCCGCCCGCGCCAAAACGCAGCTGGCCGTTTATGCGTGTTTTGCCATCGGCTTTGGCGCCATTTTAACGCCTATTGGCGAGCCGCTTTCTACCATCGTTATTGCCAAATTAAAGGCCGAGCCCTACCACGCGGATTTCTTTTTCCTGCTTCGTTTAATGGGCGTATGGATTGTGCCCGCGCTTATTTTGTTTGCCGCGCTGGCCGCCCGCCTGGGCAAGCAGGCGCTTACCGCCAAACCGCAGCAGCAGGCCGAGGCGGAAACATACCGCCAAATTTTGCTGCGCGCCGGGAAAGTGTACCTGTTTGTAGCCGCGCTTATTTTACTGGGCGAAGGGCTCAAACCCTTAGCCGCGCGCACGATTACCCATTTGTCCAAATATGCACTGTACTGGATTAACTCGCTTTCCGCCGTGTTGGATAATGCTACGTTAGCCAGTATTGAAATTATGCCGTCTTTACCGAAGGAAACCTTGGTCTTTTTGCTGGCGTCGCTTATCTTGGCGGGCGGGCTGCTGATCCCGGGCAACATCCCCAACATCATCTGCGCGTCCAAGCTGGGCATTAAAAGCCGCGATTGGGCCCGCGCCGCATTGCCGGTGGGCATTTTGCTGATGTTGGTTTACTTTTTCTTGCTCTCTATTGTATTATAAGGATATGGACGACATTTTTATTAAAATTTTCCTCGCGCTGGTGCTGGGCGGCGCGCTGGGTTTGGAGCGGCAATACCACGACAAACCGGCCGGTTTTGCAACCAACTGTTTAATCTGTTTGGGGGCGATGCTCTTTACGGTGCTTTCGGAAGTAATGGGCGAGGCCGGGGGCGACCCCGGGCGCATTGCGGCGCAAATTGTTACCGGTGTAGGGTTTATCGGCGCCGGATCCATTTTGCGGGACGGAAATAAAATTTCCGGGCTGACTACCGCCGCCGGCGTCTGGCTGGTGGCTGCCATCGGTATGGCCGTCGGATACGGCCAATACTTTTGGGCCGCCTTATGCGCGGTAGCCATTTTAATTGTGCAGCTGGCCGTGCGCAAAACGTTAAAACTGGTGGAATTTGTCAAACATTACGACACGTTTTATCTCACCTGTGAACCCCGCTGGAGCGTGGTGGACAAAATCATCAAACAGATTGAAGCCCAAAACATTTCCATTTTAAAAAGCGAAGTCACCAAGCAGGATAACCGTTTCCACGTCAGCTTGGTGGCTACGTTTACCGGGCACGATTTCCAAAACATTACCAAAGAACTGCTGGAAATGCCCGAGGTATACAGTTTGTTTAAATAACCTAAGGAGCGTGTACTTGCTATGACGGATGACAAAACCCCTATCCCGCTGTTTAACCTCAAGGAACAGCATGAAAGCCTGAAACCCCAAATTAATGCGGCCGCCCTGGAAGCCCTCAATTCCATGCATTGGCTGCTGGGCCCGCAGACGGAAAAATTTGAAGAGGAATTTGCCGCGCTGATCGGCGTCAAGCACTGCATTAGCTGCTCGTCCGGCGCCAGCGCCCTGCAAATTGCCTTGGGGGCCGCCGGCATCGGGCCGGGCGATGAAGTCATCACCACGCCGTTTACGTTTATCGCCACCACGTCTTCTATCTCCTTAACCGGCGCCAAATTTGTGTTTGCCGATATTGACCCCCGCACCTATAACCTAGACGTGCACGACGTGGAACGCAAAATTACCAAAAAGACAAAAGCCATTTTGCCCGTGCATCTCTACGGTTATCCCGCCAATATGGACGCTATTATGCACCTGGCCAACGAACACGACCTGAAAGTGATTGAAGACTGCGCCCAAGCGCATTTGGCCATGGCCGACGGCGTGATGGTGGGCGGCATTGGAGACGCGGGATGCTTCAGCTTTTACCCCAGCAAAAATTTAGGCGCCTGCGGCGATGCGGGCTGCGTAACCACCAATGATGACGACATCGCCAACCGCTGCCGCTCCCTGCGCCACAGCGGCCGTGCCTTGGGCAAAGCCTACGAATACGATTTGGAAGGCTCCACCCTGCGCATGGACGAAATCCAAGCCGCTATTTTGCGCGTTAAATTACCGCATTTAGAGGAATGGACGGAAAAACGCCGCCGCGCCGCCGCTTTATATGAAGAAGGCCTCGCGGGCGTGCCCGTCGTCCTGCCGCCCACGCCGCCGGTGGGGTATGCGCAGTCGTACTATGTGTACACCATCCGCGCCGAAAAACGCGACGAACTGCAGGCTTTTTTAAAGGCCCGCGGCATTGGCTCGGCCGTCTACTATCCGGTGCCCTTGTATAAACAGCCCGCCTATAAAAACCGCGGGTTTAAACCGGAAGATTTCCCGCAGGCCGAAAAAGCCGCCCAAGAAGTGCTTTCCATTCCGATGTTCCCGGAAATTACGGAAGAACAAATCCACCGCGTGTGCGAAACCATCCGGGAATTTTACGAACAGGACGCTACGGTTTAGTAATTTGTACCGCAGAAAAGCCGGGCGCCGCAGGCCCGGCTTTTTTATGCTTGTTAAAACAGCTTGCATGCAGCCCCCAACGAACGCTTGTCGGCTTCTTTTGCCGCCCCTAATGGCCTTTGCGGAAGTATCCGCCTGCTGGGAAAATGGAAATTTGCCGCGAAAATAAAAATTATCCTTATTTTTTAAGTATTTTTTAATCAATAAAAAGCACCCCCCGCTTTTGCAGAGGGTGCTTTAAAAGGTGCGGCCAAATTACAGCATTTTATTTTTGAGCCGGCTGGCGATATTATCCAATTCATCCAGCGAATGGTAATGAATCACCAACGTGCCTTTTTTCATATTTTTGCCGCATTTGACTTCCACTTTCGTGCCCAACGCCGTTTGCAGGTCGTTTTCAAAAGAGGCAATTTCCACCGGTTTTCCGGCTTTGTCTTCTTTTTTGACCGGGAACATCAACGCCCGCGCCGCCGCTTCGGCTTGGCGGACGGACATTTTGGTTTTGAGCATTTTTTTAAATAATCCGTCCCGTTTGGCGCTGTCCGTTACCATAAGCAGGGCCCGGCCGTGGCCTTCGGAAAGGGATCCTTCCTGCAGGGCTTGTTGGATTTCCGGCTCCAAATCCAGCAGGCGCAGCGCATTGGAAATGGCCGCCTTGGATTTGCCGCAGTAAGAAGCCAAATCCGCCTGCGTAATATAGAATTTGCTCATTAAATTGCGGTAGCCCAAGGCCGTTTCAATGGGGTTTAAATCTTCGCGCTGAATGTTTTCAATCAAGGCCAAGGCGCACATTTCCTGGTCGCCCAAGTGTTTGTGGACAATGGCGTCAATTTCCGTCATCCCCGCCAGCTGCGTGGCCCGGAAACGCCGTTCCCCCACCACAATTTCGTATTTATCCAACCCGGCATCGTACACCACAACAATGGGCTGCGTAAGCCCGTGTTCTTTAATGGACTGGGCTAATTCTTGCAATTTTTCTTCATCAAACACGCGCCGCGGCTGAAAGCGGTTGGGCACGATTTTATTAATGGCAATCTTGGTAACGCTCATGCCGGGCGTTTGCGCTTGCTGGGCCGCTTCGGCCGGCATTTGCATGACTTCCTGCGTTTGTTTAATTAAAGCATCTAAACCTTTACCTAAAGCCTGTCTGGACATCGTTATCCTCCAAAATCGTAGTTCAAGGGCATTTCACCCGTCATTTTAAAATCTTTATATTGCGTCGGATCGGCCCCGCGGCGGGTTAAAAATTCAATCGCCAACTGAATATAGGCATTGGCACCGCGGCAGGCGGGGTCATAATCAAAAATGGACTGCCCAAAGCTGGGCGCTTCGGCCAAGCGGATATTGCGCGGAATCGGCGTTTTGTACACTTGGTCGCCAAAAAAGCGGCTTACTTCCGCAAAGACTTGCTTGGATAAATTCATACGCGCGTCATACATGGTCAGCACGCCGCCGTCCATTTTAAGCTTGGGGTGCAAAAATTGTTTGATTTTAGAGACCGTGCTCATAAAATGAGCCAAGCCTTCCATGGCGTAATACTCGCATTGAACGGGAGTAATCACGCTGTCCGCCGCCATCATAGCATTGAGCGTCAGCAAGCCCAAAGAGGGAGGACAATCAATAATAATATAGTCGTACATCCCGCGAAACGGGGCCAGGGCGTCTTTTAGCATATTTTCCCGGCCGCGTACGTTTACCAGTTCCACTTCCGCGCCGGCCAAGTCCTTACAGGCCGGGAGAACATCCAGCATTTCGCTGGAGGTCTGCCGCACGACTTGTTCAAACGGAGCCGTTTTGGTCAGCAAATGGTAAACCGATTTTTCGCCGTCTGCCACCGTAACGCCTAAGCCGGAGCCGGCGTTTCCCTGCGGGTCAAAATCCACCAGCAGCACTTGTTGGTTTAAGCAAGCTAAAGCATATGACAGATTGATAGAAGTGGTAGTTTTTCCTACCCCCCCTTTCTGGTTGGCAACAACGACGATTTCTCCCATAAATCCTCCCATAAAAGTATACTTATATTAAACATTAATTAAACCAGAAAAGCAATAGAGCGGATGAATGTTTTCACGTGAAAACCAACTATTTAATCCAACGCACCCGGTTAAGCGGCCAATGGATAAACCAAGCTTTTCCTTTGATGTTTTCCCGCGGCACAGGGCCCCAAAAACGGGAATCGCAGGAATTATCCCGGTTATCCCCCATCACAAAATACGTGTTTTCCGGCACGGTAACCGGGCCGAAAGAATCGCGCAGATACAGCCCCAGATAATTATCCAACTGGTGTTCTTCCCACACCTGCTGATAGTGGGCTTTATCTTCTTCTGCAAAATATGGGGTGCGCTCTATATCTTCATACAACTCATAGTCTTGCTGAGGCAGTTCCTTGCCGTTTACCCAGGGGCGGCCATTAATTACCTGCACCGTATCCCCCGGCATAGCAATAACCCGCTTTACAAAATCTTTCCCGTATTGGCTGCCGCCGCAGTTTTGCTGTTGGCGGTCTTTTGCCGGAAAGCGAAAGACGATAATATCCCCGGGTTTGATTTCTTCAAACTGCCCAAAACGGATATTGGTAAGCGGAATCCGAAAGCCATACGCGGCTTTATTTACAAACAGGTGGTCGCCTTCCAACAGCGTATTATGCATAGAAGCGGACGGAATCTTAAACGCTTGGATAAAGAAAAACATCACAAACGCCGCTACAAAGCCCGCAAAATATACCGTATTGCTCCACTCCAAATCGGCTTTCATCAACTTTTCTTTTTTCTTTTCATCCGATTTCAGGGCATGCGTATATCCATAAACGGCACAGGCGGCCGCGATGACGATACTGGCAATAATTTTACCGGCTCCAACCGGCTCTCCTGTTCCTCCGCCCATTACAAAGAAAAGTAAATAGGCCGCGCATAATAAAATAATAAATAAGAAAGAAGCATGCCAATACCCAAAGGCTTTGGCCGTTTGTAATTTTTGTTTTTTAGTTAAGTAGCGGGTGGTCAGCGTAAAGGCATACATAATACAAGCTGCCAGAAAAAGACGTTGTTCCATTTAGACTCCTATTGTTGTGTTTTCACGTGAAAACTCTTGTCTTTAATTTGTTGATAAAGGTGTTGATATTGTGGAGAAGTATCCGTCATCCGAGCGGTTAGTTCCAACGAGCGCGCTCCCATTTTCCGACGGAGCTCCGCGCTTTGGGCTAGCTCCGTTAGCAGACAGCTAAGCAGCGTAATATCCTGTGGATAAAACACAAAGCCGTTTTGCCCGTGTTCGACCCATAAGGGCATATCCCCAACTTGGCTGACTACACACGGAAGCCCTACCCGCAACGCTTCTAATAACGCCAGCGGCAGGGATTCTTCCACAGAGGAAAGAACAAATACATCTGCCATATTTAGCCAGTCATTAATATGCGCTTGTTCCCCCGGCAAAAACACTTCCTTTTGCATATGCGTGGAAGCGATATATTGCTCCAGCGCATTGCGTTCCTTCCCCTCCCCAACATAGATTAACCGTGCGGAAGGAACCGTGCGCAGCAGATTGCGAAACGCCTGCAACAGCGTAAGCGGGTCTTTCACCGGGGCTAAGCGCGCTACACTGATAAAAATAGGCTGATTGGGTGCAAAACCGTATGTTTTGCGCATCAGATTCCGTGCCTTTTCATCCGGGAAAAATACCCGCGGATCGGCTCCGTTGGGCAACAGAT
The window above is part of the Elusimicrobium sp. An273 genome. Proteins encoded here:
- a CDS encoding MgtC/SapB family protein, with protein sequence MDDIFIKIFLALVLGGALGLERQYHDKPAGFATNCLICLGAMLFTVLSEVMGEAGGDPGRIAAQIVTGVGFIGAGSILRDGNKISGLTTAAGVWLVAAIGMAVGYGQYFWAALCAVAILIVQLAVRKTLKLVEFVKHYDTFYLTCEPRWSVVDKIIKQIEAQNISILKSEVTKQDNRFHVSLVATFTGHDFQNITKELLEMPEVYSLFK
- a CDS encoding DegT/DnrJ/EryC1/StrS family aminotransferase, whose product is MTDDKTPIPLFNLKEQHESLKPQINAAALEALNSMHWLLGPQTEKFEEEFAALIGVKHCISCSSGASALQIALGAAGIGPGDEVITTPFTFIATTSSISLTGAKFVFADIDPRTYNLDVHDVERKITKKTKAILPVHLYGYPANMDAIMHLANEHDLKVIEDCAQAHLAMADGVMVGGIGDAGCFSFYPSKNLGACGDAGCVTTNDDDIANRCRSLRHSGRALGKAYEYDLEGSTLRMDEIQAAILRVKLPHLEEWTEKRRRAAALYEEGLAGVPVVLPPTPPVGYAQSYYVYTIRAEKRDELQAFLKARGIGSAVYYPVPLYKQPAYKNRGFKPEDFPQAEKAAQEVLSIPMFPEITEEQIHRVCETIREFYEQDATV
- a CDS encoding ParA family protein, with the translated sequence MGEIVVVANQKGGVGKTTTSINLSYALACLNQQVLLVDFDPQGNAGSGLGVTVADGEKSVYHLLTKTAPFEQVVRQTSSEMLDVLPACKDLAGAEVELVNVRGRENMLKDALAPFRGMYDYIIIDCPPSLGLLTLNAMMAADSVITPVQCEYYAMEGLAHFMSTVSKIKQFLHPKLKMDGGVLTMYDARMNLSKQVFAEVSRFFGDQVYKTPIPRNIRLAEAPSFGQSIFDYDPACRGANAYIQLAIEFLTRRGADPTQYKDFKMTGEMPLNYDFGG
- a CDS encoding ParB/RepB/Spo0J family partition protein, whose translation is MSRQALGKGLDALIKQTQEVMQMPAEAAQQAQTPGMSVTKIAINKIVPNRFQPRRVFDEEKLQELAQSIKEHGLTQPIVVVYDAGLDKYEIVVGERRFRATQLAGMTEIDAIVHKHLGDQEMCALALIENIQREDLNPIETALGYRNLMSKFYITQADLASYCGKSKAAISNALRLLDLEPEIQQALQEGSLSEGHGRALLMVTDSAKRDGLFKKMLKTKMSVRQAEAAARALMFPVKKEDKAGKPVEIASFENDLQTALGTKVEVKCGKNMKKGTLVIHYHSLDELDNIASRLKNKML
- the lepB gene encoding signal peptidase I yields the protein MEQRLFLAACIMYAFTLTTRYLTKKQKLQTAKAFGYWHASFLFIILLCAAYLLFFVMGGGTGEPVGAGKIIASIVIAAACAVYGYTHALKSDEKKKEKLMKADLEWSNTVYFAGFVAAFVMFFFIQAFKIPSASMHNTLLEGDHLFVNKAAYGFRIPLTNIRFGQFEEIKPGDIIVFRFPAKDRQQQNCGGSQYGKDFVKRVIAMPGDTVQVINGRPWVNGKELPQQDYELYEDIERTPYFAEEDKAHYQQVWEEHQLDNYLGLYLRDSFGPVTVPENTYFVMGDNRDNSCDSRFWGPVPRENIKGKAWFIHWPLNRVRWIK
- a CDS encoding DUF1646 family protein, with the protein product MESNISVVVMTLLSLIVLAALTLPFLVHKVEEELEIFLLVCGVAAVTVSGAWSGHLMAEALKEPVAITAAVLVLGVLFKRFGHHTAHAIHALENKTGPKTLLFLTVFVIGLFSSVLTAIIAALITAEIIKLLDLPARAKTQLAVYACFAIGFGAILTPIGEPLSTIVIAKLKAEPYHADFFFLLRLMGVWIVPALILFAALAARLGKQALTAKPQQQAEAETYRQILLRAGKVYLFVAALILLGEGLKPLAARTITHLSKYALYWINSLSAVLDNATLASIEIMPSLPKETLVFLLASLILAGGLLIPGNIPNIICASKLGIKSRDWARAALPVGILLMLVYFFLLSIVL
- a CDS encoding glycosyltransferase yields the protein MKILYVITSTETGGAEKALAELVLYMCQANTVKVISLKPLGAVGRALQQKGIEVESLEMKWYSLRIIQRLAARIKAFHPDIMHAMLYRAIEYTRVACAGTHIPLLTTPHFDLSKKSFALRWTDRILKDLDTLTVAESFTTARYLVEHQNYQKEKVYLLPNGADPRVFFPDEKARNLMRKTYGFAPNQPIFISVARLAPVKDPLTLLQAFRNLLRTVPSARLIYVGEGKERNALEQYIASTHMQKEVFLPGEQAHINDWLNMADVFVLSSVEESLPLALLEALRVGLPCVVSQVGDMPLWVEHGQNGFVFYPQDITLLSCLLTELAQSAELRRKMGARSLELTARMTDTSPQYQHLYQQIKDKSFHVKTQQ